From one Candidatus Kaelpia aquatica genomic stretch:
- the mfd gene encoding transcription-repair coupling factor: MFKTLKIYLGERVDYKSLVKSFSELGYRRVSSLGARDEFSLKGSSISIYPSSYELPLRIEVDDDLISSIRVFNPHSGDILEEHRMLILLPVKLSKLKDKESIYLESTPIESFLDIKKGDYVVHINHGVGRFLGIKTLKGEDFFLIKYFGEDRLYISIKDADLIQRYLGFGGRAPKLSKLGSKDWQSLKSKAKCGIESFAKDLLKIQAERTSLKGYSFSRDTDWQNDLKSSFPYRETSDQLKAIEEVKRDMESTYAMDRLICGDVGYGKTEVALRAAFKAVMDNKQVSMLVPTTILAQQHYQRFLERLAQFPVRVDMLSRFRTGKEQKGILADLKEGKIDIIIGTHGLISSSVEFKDLGLLIIDEEQRFGVIQKERFKQYRQVVDVLTLTATPIPRTLYMSLVGIKGMSVINTPPEERLPVKTYISEYDDNLIKRVIRRELKRGGQVFFVNNRIRGIERMAAKLKRLLPKAEIAVAHGRMEERDLADIMARFLNSEIDVLVSTTIIQSGIDIPNVNTLIINRADMFGLAGLYQLKGRVGRYNRIAYAYFLIPKGKPVSDDASRRLKTIIEESDLGAGFKIAIRDLEIRGAGNILGQEQHGFIQSVGFDLYCRLLKQTIYKLTGDEIKEKIFNKINN, translated from the coding sequence AGCATAAGCATATATCCTTCCAGCTATGAGTTGCCATTGCGAATCGAGGTAGATGACGATCTCATATCTTCAATAAGAGTATTTAATCCCCATAGCGGCGATATCTTAGAAGAACATAGGATGTTAATACTCTTACCAGTAAAACTTTCTAAGTTGAAAGATAAGGAGAGTATTTATCTTGAAAGTACACCAATTGAGAGTTTTCTCGACATTAAAAAGGGGGATTATGTTGTCCATATTAATCATGGTGTAGGCAGGTTTCTCGGCATTAAGACCTTAAAAGGAGAAGATTTCTTTTTAATCAAATATTTTGGAGAAGATAGACTCTATATCTCCATAAAAGATGCAGATCTTATTCAGAGATATTTAGGGTTTGGAGGTAGAGCTCCTAAGTTAAGTAAGCTAGGAAGTAAAGATTGGCAGAGTTTAAAGAGCAAGGCCAAATGTGGCATAGAGAGTTTTGCAAAAGATCTGCTAAAAATTCAAGCAGAGAGAACATCTTTAAAAGGATATTCTTTTTCCAGAGATACGGATTGGCAGAATGATTTAAAGAGCAGTTTTCCCTATAGAGAGACTTCTGATCAGCTCAAAGCTATAGAGGAAGTAAAGAGAGATATGGAATCTACTTACGCGATGGATAGGTTAATATGTGGCGATGTTGGTTACGGTAAGACCGAAGTCGCTTTACGTGCGGCGTTTAAAGCTGTTATGGATAATAAGCAGGTCTCAATGCTCGTACCTACAACAATACTTGCTCAGCAGCATTACCAGAGGTTCCTAGAAAGACTTGCACAGTTTCCGGTTAGAGTTGATATGTTGTCAAGATTTAGAACTGGAAAAGAACAAAAAGGGATTCTGGCTGATTTAAAAGAAGGAAAAATAGATATAATTATCGGGACCCATGGGCTGATATCATCAAGTGTTGAGTTTAAGGACCTGGGTTTACTTATAATAGATGAGGAGCAGAGGTTTGGCGTGATTCAGAAAGAAAGATTTAAGCAATACCGTCAGGTGGTAGATGTTTTGACTTTAACAGCAACGCCGATTCCGCGTACGTTATACATGTCGCTTGTTGGTATTAAAGGTATGTCGGTTATAAATACTCCTCCGGAGGAGAGATTGCCGGTTAAGACTTATATCTCTGAATATGACGATAATCTAATTAAGCGTGTTATCAGGAGAGAGCTTAAAAGAGGGGGTCAGGTGTTTTTTGTAAACAACAGGATAAGAGGCATAGAGAGAATGGCAGCAAAATTAAAAAGATTATTACCTAAAGCAGAGATTGCTGTTGCACATGGAAGGATGGAGGAAAGAGATCTTGCTGATATTATGGCGAGATTTTTAAATTCTGAGATAGATGTTCTAGTCTCTACTACTATAATTCAATCTGGAATCGATATCCCCAATGTTAATACTCTGATTATAAATAGAGCAGATATGTTTGGGTTAGCCGGCCTCTATCAGCTTAAAGGAAGAGTAGGGAGATACAATAGGATTGCCTATGCATATTTTTTAATACCCAAGGGCAAGCCTGTCTCAGACGATGCCTCAAGAAGGCTTAAAACTATAATAGAAGAGTCGGATTTAGGCGCAGGGTTTAAAATCGCTATTCGAGATTTAGAGATAAGAGGGGCGGGTAATATCTTAGGGCAAGAACAACACGGATTTATACAGTCTGTGGGCTTTGATCTTTATTGCAGACTTCTTAAGCAGACAATATATAAATTGACAGGAGATGAAATAAAAGAGAAAATATTTAACAAAATCAACAATTGA